In Amphiura filiformis chromosome 2, Afil_fr2py, whole genome shotgun sequence, one DNA window encodes the following:
- the LOC140171166 gene encoding LOW QUALITY PROTEIN: uncharacterized protein (The sequence of the model RefSeq protein was modified relative to this genomic sequence to represent the inferred CDS: deleted 2 bases in 1 codon), which produces MTANKVFGHWLEGSGWVEALQEAEIATPGIAESFLKASHVTRARHAHQQAQRSNKAGSKVILLQSESALFSRQYIACQTRDGDLDNFFSHENHPFPPSLSSYGQHHLPLQKSHLMHCLEQYVETTYNARPRTDVSIMDGAVLVSILKPVRCKVFGDYTTKVFVPYIQREQNQAQRLDIVWDQYFGNSLKSQTREKRSTGPTQGRCVELTRQSCSNSSTVILSQVQLQKSLSLLPMATLHSARPLSRDMTNLAPCNHEEADSRIMVHVADAIMLGFQRTLVRTVDTDIVVLAVTALPQLGRAELCIEQISEETGASLEYFTILLYDRTAICTYSNETKALSSLPPTRAAIQQHIRRAVLQCGHIWASTTVPYRQMPSPADWGCTCLEQ; this is translated from the exons ATGACCGCCAACAAAGTCTTTGGCCACTGGTTGGAAGGCAGTGGTTGGGTGGAAGCTCTTCAAGAGGCAGAAATTGCAACTCCAGGAATTGCTGAATCGTTCCTGAAAGCATCCCATGTCACCCGTGCCCGACATGCCCATCAA CAAGCACAACGCTCTAATAAGGCAGGTTCAAAGGTCATCCTTCTCCAAAGTGAATCTGCTCTCTTCTCAAGGCAGTATATTGCATGCCAGACAAGAGATGGTGACCTGGACAACTTTTTCAGCCACGAGAACCACCCATTTCCACCATCTCTATCTTCTTATGGGCAGCATCATTTGCCGTTGCAGAAGTCTCACCTTATGCATTGTCTTGAGCAATACGTGGAGACTACATATAATGCAAGGCCAAGAACTGATGTGAGCATAATGGACGGTGCGGTACTCGTCAGCATTCTGAAACCTGTCAGATGCAAGGTATTTGGTGACTACACTACTAAGGTGTTTGTTCCTTACATCCAGAGGGAACAAAATCAGGCTCAAAGATTAGACATTGTGTGGGACCAGTACTTCGGCAACAGTCTGAAATCACAAACCAGAGAAAAGCGCAGTACAGGACCAACTCAAGGAAGATGTGTGGAGCT AACAAGACAGAGTTGTTCAAACTCTTCAACAGTGATCTTATCACAAGTGCAACTGCAGAAAAGTCTCTCGTTGTTACCAATGGCGACACTGCACTCTGCTCGACCCCTCTCTCGAGACATGACCAACTTAGCTCCTTGCAACCACGAGGAAGCAGATTCCAGAATCATGGTACACGTTGCAGATGCCATCATGCTGGGCTTTCAAAGGACCCTCGTTCGAACAGTAGATACTGACATAGTTGTTCTTGCAGTAACTGCTCTGCCACAGCTAGGAAGAGCAGAACTTTGCATTGAGCAAATATCTGAAGAGACAGGAGCTTCATTGGAGTATTTCACTATACTTCTCTATGACAGGACAGCAATATGCACCTATAGCAATGAAA CAAAGGCATTA TCATCTCTTCCTCCCACCAGGGCTGCTATACAGCAACATATTAGAAGAGCAGTCTTGCAATGTGGACATATCTGGGCTAGTACTACGGTACCATATCGTCAAATGCCATCGCCTGCTGACTGGGGTTGTACTTGTCTAGAACAGTAG